The nucleotide sequence CTTATAGGAGTGAAACAAAAACGAGATAGATAAGCAAAATATGTGTTTCGCATAGTTTGCAAAATATTTCTTTGATCCACCACGAAAAGGAGGCGAAAATAAGTGTATTCGTAGAGGGTTAATTTACCCTACAGagttatataaattagtttaatttttattaaatacttAAACTTGACTCCatcaaaacataaatatgacCTCTATCAAATTGAAGTTCAAACGAAGTCCGACAATATCGTGAAATTTCTTCAATTTTCAACCAATTTATCATGATCCCAGCATGTAATTTGTATGGCTCCGCAGCAAATATAATTGTTGGAATTGGAACTGAGAGTTTACtatacttttttatattattttgttttcgtgTTGGGCCGATCATCTCATTAACAAGCTTTCACGTGAGTATTTTGTTGAATCCGCCaatcattatattttaaatctgcTCAATCTTATTAGCGGATGATTAGTTTGGCACGAGCTATCGATCTCATATGATTCTTGAACACATAATgctacaatatataaaatatatactatttaattattttatacaaataactatttttatccGTATATAGTTTAAAAAGTCACAGAAAAGGAGTACATGTACGTTGATAAAagggaaaaatgtatttttggtttcacttttcagaaaataaaattaaataaaatgtcaATCAAAGCAGATGAGAGGTAAATAGGTGCTCTACATTAAATGTAACCAACGGCCAACTAACTAATCCTTTCTTCTAATCGCATTCACATTCTCAAAACATAAACTTTCATTCTCTATATAAACACTGACTCCCTCAACTCTCTTCACCACCCAAATATCTTACTTGTTTACATCTTCTTTTGCAAACCAACAGAAACACTAATAGAAAAATGGCCGGTGTAATGAAGTTGGCATGCTTGGTCTTGGCCTGCATGATTGTGGCAGGTCCGATCACAGCGAACGCAGCTCTGACCTGTGGCACCGTTAACAGCAACGTGGCACCGTGCATTGGCTACATAACCCAAGGTGGACCCCTTCCCGGAGCGTGCTGCACCGGTGTTAGTAAACTTAACAGCATGGCCCGTACAACCCCGGACCGTCAGCAAGCTTGTCGTTGCCTTAAAACTGCTGCTAGCGCCTTAGGCCCTAATCTCAACGCTGGCCGTGCAGCTGGAATTCCCAAGGCATGTGGAGTCAGTGTTCCTTTCCCAATCAGCACCAACACCAACTGCAACATGTACGTATATTAATTTGATGAACCTCTCACACTCGCTCTTGAACTCTTATATTAAcggttttatgttttaataatctTTTAATGTAAAGAAAATCTTCCCGGTCTAACAATGTTATAAAGGAAATTTTGAGTTCTTAAATGATTCAACAAGTGTACGTAAAAAGGTTTGTTTAGTAGAAATTTGAGGTTCTCTTATACTATATTAACGATGTTATGTTTGATTGGGCGTGGTTGCAGCGTGAAATGAGCGACAGTGTGATGAAGCTTCAGGGGACGTTTCGAATATTATAATATGGATCAGAATATTAAATAAGATATGTTCGAATGcatgttttaaaaatgttttataatttccttttttttaatatggtgATCCTATATTCCTATGAACTGGTCGTTTGTACTATGTTATATGAAATTCAGATTTGAAGTTTATATTCTTCCGTGTTGTACCGCCTCTTCACGAAGccttaatatataaacaaagaaaaagtaaTGGGATATTCTCAAATGTTAACTGTTAACTACAGTTTTATTATCAATCATTTGAAAAAACAAGAAGATAAAACTAAGCTATGGACGTATACATGTCAAAAAATTCGTATTTGAAGTGTTTGTTTGTATTTAGAGACTTTTATGTGGAGATCCATGGCATGTTGAGGAAAGCAAAGAAGTATCGTTCTGGTGTTTTATCGGCCGATCAAGTCCGCAGCAGGACAACGTACGTCGAGACAAAGTTCATCGGTCAGATAACCTATGCGTGGATTAGtaactttctatttttaaaggcACTTACTACCTTCAAAATAAGAATTACCTTGTCTAAAATCTTGAAAGTTCCCGATAAGATGTAGTGATTTGTACtagtaaaagtaaaacatacatattTAAACATACATAAGAGTAGAAATATATGTGGGGTGACGAAGTGACGGCCATGTAAACCAAAGCTAATTAATTGCATGGTAGGCAATCGACAGTGATACAATTCTACCAATTTGTCCTGCCATTTAATTTATCATGCATCAGTCTTCTCTTTCACATAATGACGAACCTTTTACATACACTCCATGGTTTGGGAGGACAGACAAACCAACATCTTCTCGTGTGTATCCGTCCGGagagaaaaacataaatatttattattgagtatttattattaactttttaatttatttgtttttttaatttatttagagATCACATAAAAGATTTACTACAATACTCAAAAAATCTCCAATATTTAGGTTGAATTAACAGAAAAATTCACGTTTGATAAATTTCAAagtttttcatttaaaataaaacttctttGAAAAAGTTGCCATGCAACCTAAATGAAGAGCATATTATTGAAAGCATGAGAATGCAACATATGAAACCTTAATGATAATTACGTACCCGTGTCGGAGATTCAGATGAAAGAGCTTTGCCAATATCCTAGTCAAGAACTTTACTCAGATCACTAGTAACTTCTTAAAACAAGTATATAAAAACTATCAAGATCTTTCCTTTTCACTTGCAAAACTTTGTCGGAGATTCAGACTCTGACCTCAAACTTTGCAAAACTTCTTCAACCATCAGAAACTTCTCTTTAGTCTTCAGAAGCTCCTCTTCAGACATAAAGAGCTGTGGACAACAAGAGTTCAAGTACTGAACGTAGCTGAACTAGTCACAAATTCATAATAACATACATAATAACATCTAGCGATCGATTAGATATACCAAATCGTGTGAATCAGAGTGACTTACATTAGCGATGTCAGCATCAACAGGGAGGTTAGCATTCAACAACGCTCTTAAACCAAGAAAATCATCCACGAAGATTCCGTGAACCTGCAAAATAAGAGATAGAAAGAATCTGTATCAAATAAGATGAAAGACTGAAACAGAAAACAAGAGAATCATCAGGATTTAGAATAATCACCCTAGACAAAGTGTTGACTGATAAGTACGATCTGAATGTACCTCACATGTGCACAATCTTTGTAATTTATTTTCGACATAAATGTTGACATTAGACAATGGTAAAGTGTAGCTAGAAGGGAACATAAAAGTTTATAGCATATCCATTGATAATTTGGAATTGCTTTGTAAAGAGTTGTTTTATACATTTGCAGTATATAGGTAAAACATTAaacttcttgtttttgttttcttttgttttgttttctttgtactCAACATCAAACTTTCATAACCGACAAATAGCAGGCTTATCACCAGCCTCAACAACGACTCCTTTTGGTGAACCGTCCCACAAAAGTTACATCAATAATTGACTGAACTTATGTACTATCAAGGCGAAGAAAAAAAACTGACAGCAAAACTTGGCTCGTTCTTGtgtaacatataagaaaaacacATGCATAAATTACACAATAACAGAAAATAACTAATATTACTTACAAagcttaaaaaagaaaattcaataAGATCTAAACATTTGGTCGAGAATGATGGTAAATGCCATGGCCACACGAGGCTCCATCTCCGATTCAACTATTAGTTTAAAAACATCTTTTCCAAAGGCAACTCCTCCGACCATTGCCTCTTTCCTCTTGATCTCAGCTGCTTTCTTCTTGTTCCTCCTCTCGTCCAATATTTTGCAGCTTCTTTGGCCGAATGATCCTTCTATCTCGTATAGTAATGTCTTCTTGGTGCTAACCCACGCCAAGCTCCTCCGGTTTGTCATTATACTAACGTTTTTTCTCGCTGTGAATATTGGGTCTCTTTGTGTTTCTCCATCGTATACCATCCAGCAATCTCCCAGGCTCAgtttctaaataaataaatttagaaaCGAAAATTCAAGATTAGTTTCATAATAATATGGTTATATATActttgaaaaaacaaacatgGTAAAGATTCATTATGTGGATCTATCATGTTATAATAGTTGACCATTTTGGATGATTAAAATAACAAGAATATCGTTCAAGACTTAGGTTATCAAACGGAATATAGAAACAAAGAGAGAACATGTACCTTGCGGCGGATGGAGAGGAGAGGTAAGCCGGAAGCGTCCATAAGGACGATGTTGTCTTTAGAAGAGTTCATGTAATTGTCAACCCTAAAGACAAGATCTCCACTAGAGTTGTAAACTGTGAATCCATCACAGTTGAAGAGAAGGGACTTTTTCCACACCGTTAAAACGGCTGCTGCTTTACTATCGCACAAGCTCTCCTCGCAAGTGTTTGGGAACTTTGGGTGAACTTTTGTCAtctcttttctttgtttctgtCTTGTTTTCCTTTGATGAGTTCTGATGATTGTTGTTGGAGTAGATGAGTTGATCTTTGTATGTTGGACAAATGAGAAGAGGTCGTTGCATGTTTATAAATACTATTGTAGAAAGTGAGAAAGAATGTGATGCTTAAATGAAAAGAATGGTGTCATCTTCTTGTTGTCCACTAGAGAGATATCGTTGTCAGTCTATTACTATAAGATATCTACTAGTCGCAAAATTTAGGTacttgtttaaaaataaatatttatgtaaattaattgattcctttcaataatcaaatattattaattgtacCAGCTTTAATCTCACCTAAACTCCAGCAAAATATCATTTAGAAACCTTGTATTTTGTCCCTACAAAATAACGTATGGTTTCACGTATAATATGCTGATATTTAATCTAACGCTctagttatatataaaagaaaataattcatcACTAACTCTAGTTTCTAATTCATTTGGCTGATATTTTAGAGAACTTTACAAAATGAACCGATTAATATATATTGTTGGTAACTGCATGGCGTTTTTAAATATTGATAAACTAAGTAATTTGTTCAAGGCAAATCTAAAAATACGtttaaaatatgtttctatCATCATTTATTAACGATTCTTTCATGCATCTTATTTTCTCTTCTATATacgtttttataattatagaaaatattatttacacgTCAAACATTTgtctttctctctatatttgTGTGTACATTTTTGTTATGATCACTGATAGAGAATATTATTGTctcaaaagaaaaggaaaagaatctATACCATGAAAAACCTACGGGCCATAATCCATCGCCATTTCGAGTGCATCTTTTTACAATAAAAAGACGAGTTTCTATATGAAATATACTTCCAACTTTTTGCATTAATAAGTATTTCTGCTGGATTATTATTCTCGAAAATTTGAACCCATAGGCCAAagtaatatatgatatatcttCTCTATGTGGATCAACTTGTAGCATGTTCCACATCCCCAAACCTGGTTATTGGCTCGATAAGACCAATTATGTTGCAAAAATcagataatatatattaattaacatCAAGCTTTGAATAATTACCAGAGACATTTTGAGCCAAGTGAAAAACATAATCTAGTGGGAGGATAAGAACGGGTGGAAAGCAaagttcaaatatatataaataaacaaaaagcaatttcaaagtttcaaacaaGGACATGACATAGAAATGAGTTAAGAAATCGAGTTTTGAACCAATCCTTGGTTTTAATATGATGTATGATGAATAATCAAAGCTTAAGAATAAAACTATGTGGCTGAGAAGCGATTAGCGGTGGGGAAGAGAGAAGACAAAGCCATCCCAACAAAATTCcaccaattattttattttaaaagtttaatataatattttccttGTGATATTTTTCCCACGTCCattgttataacaaaatgtCCCACTTACGTTGACATCTCTCTTACATTTTTGTATTCCTTTCGTTATCTATCGTTTgtttataaacaaaaagattGCGGTTTATGCGTCATATGCACACAAAAAGTGATTACGACCTTTAAGCGGTAAGACACGTCCCACTTTTCACCAAGTGATTGATAACTACGTTCTGAACTTGGAACAATATATGTTTCTCTTTGCTTTCATGTAGTGTATATTGCATGGTGTGAATACAACCTAAGTTGTCTCTCCTACCAAATCTGATTCCTCACCTTGGTAGCTGTACCTTAGTGTGTTTTTGTATTATATGATCATTTTGCAACCTTACCTAGTCGTCATTATCAAATGGGTATTACGAGCATCTTTAACTCTAttcattttttcatttcaaaaaaaaaattagaaattagaaaTGCTTCGATTCTAATCTATTTTCactttataataaagtaaaaaatgagGTTATTTTATAGATTGAGTACCatatttactttttgtttattatttcatttttacttcaaaatagagtatGATTAAAGTAAAATTCAAATCGTTATTAATTACTATATTTTGAAAGAAAGCATGAATAATCTATTGGATATGCTATAAGTGAATGTAGTTTTATGAGCACATCTATGTAGCTGGTGTTAGATATCATTCTTATCGTCTTCTACAtcgttaataataaaaaaaaacttgcaaTGACAAATGGAAAATAACGTGAGCAAAAGAATGATGGCACACCTCTCTTTACCAAAAATCATATACAACATCCAagtttcttttcaaaatcataATATCAAAGCTGATTTTGCAATCATCTTCATCACCGTCTCTTAAAAAATCAATTTGCTAATCATTTTTTAACCCACTTCTGCTAGCTTCTTCCCCTTTCAGCATTTCTTCTGCAATGCATTCGGGTTTATTTACCCCCACAAAAAATGAGATGCCActctaaatcttttttttctttgcgcGTGTGACTTGCTTCTACAGCATTGCCCCCGTGTAGTTTCTTCtacttactctctctctctctctcgtcaaGGATTCACGTTACAGTCACTCAAGAATCCATCTTCCCTATTCAGATGCTTTCTCCAATAGCTTTTGTACTGTGGGATTCCCATCTCTAGCCACGGCTTCATGTTCCCATTGTAGTGCAACGTCGCTGCGTTCTTTATCGTTTGGGGTTTGATATAGTAGTCATAACCAAGCCCTGATAGAGCCCATTTGTTTTCAAGAGCAGATACTTTGTCTTGAAACGTAAGCAAGCTTGCTTTCAATGCAATTGCTTCTCTTGGCTCATCTCCACTACTCATCTGCCACACACCAAAACTAGAAATAAGCATAAAGAATCACACAATTTctctttcagtttttttttttcagaaaactGACCTGTTTGTAAAACTTATGGTATGTTTCTGAAACTCCCAGCTCCCTCCATCTAGCAAGATCAATGACATTCAATCCAGACATCCAGAGACAAGCATTAGCATCAAAACTCCCTCTCTTGAGACTCTTTAGCTGACCTAATCTCACAGAGCACGACTTCACTGCGCCGTTCACTTTTCCTTCCATATCAAGCTCCCAAAGGGGAGACAAGTCTCGCTGGACTACAACGTCATGATCCAGAACCACAACCTTTCTCAACTTACGAAATATTTTTGGAAGAAGATAGTGAGATCGAGAGAAAATGGACAAGTAGTCTGTTCTATTGTCACCACTTGGGAAGGAGACACGGAACTCTGTAGGCAAAGACAGTTTCATATCAGACTGATCAACCTCCATTTTCTCAATGTTCAGTACTTGAATAGCTGCTTGTTTGCAGGGATTCCTGATGAACCATTGTTTCATCGCAAAGTAGTTCTGCTCGTCTGTCAGTacatggaaaacaaagtttttacTTTCCTGAAACATCAACAATCAACCAAGAATCAGACATAACATAAGGGTCCTATGATTGCatgaacaagaacaaaaacTGGATTTAACACATACCCTTGCGTGTACAGCCGTTGAGTTGATCACAACGGAAGATGCAAGTATATTATCGGAGATGATAACAAAGTGAAGCAACGAGGGATCTGAAAACTTCTCACTATCCTCAATATCAACTGAACCTGACTTGAAATGCTCCACAGTTAGCCTCATTGACAAGCAATGAAGACTCTTAGGCATTGTCTGCACTGCAAGCTGGTAGAGGAACACACTCTGTTTCATGTGGAAACTTGCTTCATCCTCGGTCAAATCCAGGATCTGTCTCAGTTTCTTGTCAACATTGTTACAGTCGACCGGAAAAGATTTTGCCTTTGAAATTACACCTTCCATCTTCTCAAACTTCTTATCAACCCTTGTAGAATAGTGGAAAGATACACACAATAAGTAAGATTTAAGGAAATTAGCAGAGGATCTACACATACCCCAAACTGGTAAAGGGACTTACTGTGGTGGAAGGTCACCATCAGCTGAACTTTCACTAAGAATACGCTCAAACTCTTGGATGTTCTGTTTCATATCCCGAGTCAACTTGCTTTGAGAAGGCATTTTAGCAATACTTGGGTAGTACGCTCTAGCCACAAATAGTAAGTCCTTCATGTGCTTCACCTTGGCATCTTTCATCGGTTCTTTATTTTCCTCCCTCCAGAGACAGTAACTCCCGTATTTCACTTGACAAGTTCTCTGACTTTCATCAACACTAACTACCGCCCGGTGAACACCTTTGTACGAGACttcagtttttgttttctgttcACAGAATAAAACTTAAGACGAATTGGTGATAgcaaccaaaaataaaatgtatactACAGAAACAACTTAATACATTTGCAGGGCTTGGGTTGGCAACAACAGCTGGGGACACTGGTACTCCTGCAGATTAACTGAGGGATCagaatcaaaaaataaaacactgTGGGAGGAATTTTTAGAAAAAGTGAACCTTTCTTCTTGGAATCACTGATGCTTGTCCTATTCATATCTCTGGAACCACCGTTTATGTCCCTTTTCTAGCGCATGTGAAACAAGAGGAAAATAAAACACTTTAGTTAACCATCTCATGAATACATTTAGCAACCTACTTCATGAATATGTATTTAAACTTTCCAGACACATAACACagtcaaataaattaaattaaattcacTAATCTAAACTAGTCACTTTTCATTATTTCTTACTAATGTTAGCATTCACATGCTTTATAGTAAGATCAAACTAGACAAACCACTATAAAGAACCAACCTTGGGAAGCACTGGGGTGAGTTTTTGAAGAACCTGATCAACTCTCTCGGATACATCTCTCTGCAAGCAAGCTAAACGATTTTTGAAACCAATCAAAacgacagagagagagagagagagttaaacAAATTTACCTGTGAATGTTGAGTAGCATTGATTCTGCTAAAGCTCTCATACTGATTCCAAAAGAAAGTTAGTTAGAAGTtagaacccaaaaaaaaaaaaatcaaacaattaaGGAAACGCAATGCTTACAGGAGTAGATGGTTGGAGAGTGACGACGAGGCctggagaaaaaaatataaacgtAGAGAGATGAgaatagatctgaaaaacagAGAGATCGAAGAGAGAGTTACCAGGAGAGTGGAAGCTGTTGTGAAGGCCGAGTAAGAAAGCTAGAGGAACCAGCATTGATAGGATCACAAGAACCATTACTCCTATCACCAGAACTTTCCACCGCCGTTTTCCTCCgccgcctcctcctcctccgcctttCATGTTTTCCGATTTAGATTTCAATCAATCAATGCCTTTTTCAAATTACGAACCGCATTGGATCCCTGAAACGACGGCGTTTTCAAGTAATGCACTTTGCCTGATCGCATCGCATCGTCCCTTTCCCCTTGCGTGTTTGTTTGCTGCTTGGAAGAGACGAGAGAGACACACCCCAACCTTTTTTCCTCGCACGTGTGGAACTGTCTCTGCCGTTTGATTATCCCAACCCACTTGCGAGACCTATCTTCTGATCACGACACGTGTAATTTTCACACGTGTGGtgagtattattattttttagttcgTTTTTAATAGTCTCGCCGGTAAATCCTAAAACTCCGAGCAGGCCTAGCGATATTCATCACCACCGTCAACGCCATTGACAGCTTATACACTTTCGTAatctctcttcctcctcctctgtaCCATGTAAAGAAATTGATTGTGAAAGCATATGACAGTAGTCTGTCACTTTTTTGTGTGGATGTAATGAAGGAGATGAGTTAAGACATCAAAAGATTAAGACTTTATGTTCATATGCATTGTTTTAAGCTTATATGTCTAAGATTCTCTTGTCTTGTCTAGTCTTTTGTGTGGATGTAATGAAGGAGATGAGTTAAGACGATCAAATCATGAAAGATTAAACCTTTATGTTCATATGCATTGTTTAAGCTTTATCTGTCTAAGCTTCTCTTGTCTTGTCTGGTCTCCTCTGTTTGTTCTAATTGGTTTTCTTTCAATGGTGTTCTGTTTTTTTCATATGATTCAGTGACTGCTGCAACTTTTTCATTTTCGAGCATGTTACTGATTGCAAGGAAAGCTTTGGCCTTGGCGCATAACAAGACTATTCGTTTAACGACAAGGGAAGTGCACTGCTTAAGCTCCATCTTAGTCTCTCCTCCTCTTGTGTCTCTTGACTTGCCTGAAAATTGGGTTCCTTACTCTCATCCTCCATCCCCTGTTGCCTTCggtaactctctctctctctccctccctccTCTAGTGTAGTGCATTGACTTTTGTTCTCTGTTTACTACAGAGTGTGAACAGAAGACTGTGGTGATTGATGGCAAAGCTATCGCAGAGGATATCAGAACGAAGATTGTTAGTGAAGTGTGGAAGATGAAAAACGACGTTGGCAAAGTCCCTGGTCTTGCGGTTGTGTTGGTCGGCGAACAAAGAGACTCTCAAACTTATGTGCGGAACAAGATCAAAGCTTGTGAAGAAACTGGTATTAAATCTGTTCTGGCTGAGTTGCCTGAGGATTGTACAGAAGGAGAAATAATcactatattaaaaaaattcaatgaagACACATCTATTCACGGAGTTCTCGTGCAGCTTCCTTTGCCCCAGGTGTGTTTCACATTGCTTTTGTGTGTAATATGAGTCATGACATTGTGATGGTGGATGACTGGATGATGATAGTATATTGTGTGCAGCATCTTGATGAAGCAAAGATATTGAATATGGTGAGGTTAGAGAAAGATGTTGATGGGTTCCATCCACTAAACATGGGGAACCTTGCAATGAGAGGGAGGGAGCCGCTATTCGTATCTTGCACCCCTAAAGGATGTGTGGAGTTGTTGATCAGAGCAGGTGTTGAGCTAGCAGGAAAAAACGCTGTGGTGATTGGAAGAAGCAACATCGTTGGTCTCCCAATGTCTTTACTATTGCAGGTATTATTAGTTTTTTCTAATTACTACAATAAGGTTCTTATGCTTGAGCATTTATATGTCTTTGCTGACATTATTGGGTAGAGGTATGACGCTACAGTAAGCACGGTGCATGCATTTTCAAAGGATCCAGAGCACATTACCAAGGAAGCTGATATTGTGGTTGCAGCCGCGGGTGTGCCTAATCTTGTTCGTGGAAGTTGGTTGAAGCCTGGAGCAGTTGTCATTGATGTAGGGACATGTCCTGTTgaggtaaaaagaaaaaaaaaaactaattctaCTTTAGAAAACTTAGGTTAGAGCCTAAATAAAGAGACTTAATGTTTGTTCTTGGGTATCATATTTGGCAGGACAGTAGCTGTGAGCAAGGTTATCGTCTTGTTGGGGATGTATGCTACGAGGAAGCGTTAGGTGTTGCCTCAGCGATTACTCCTGTACCTGGAGGAGTCGGTCCCATGACGATTGCCATGTTACTATGCAATACCTTGGATGCTGCCAAGCGGACATCCTTGTGATAAATATGGTTATCTCTGTGTTATAACTAAAGAGTCCATGTTGTTGGGGGGGTTGATCACAAATTGACAATCccttttgaattttgaattatCATGTTGTTACAGACAATGGTTGATGTCTGATATAAAGCTCTTTGTCAGAGTAGAGTTTAATGATTTTGTTGTAGTAACTGGTTTCTAGATAACAGTGGAATGTTTATGTTTCATTGGCGTTTACAAGATGAGGAAGCCATGGTAGTTATGCATGTGGTAGTTGTTGGATCATGAGTAGTAGTAGTTTGCATGTGACGTCAAAGGTTGAAGGATGAGTGAAGCAAGATGTGTCACATGAAGTATCACGGAACAAATGCTTGCTTCAATCTTTACACGTGATGTTGAAAGGGGAATATTCTAAAGACACTCTTTCCCTTTAACCCGGTTTGCATTTTCGGTTTCATCAGCTGtgaatatgtttttatttcacTCTTATATCTCTCTTTTTCATCTTCAAGATAATTAAAACAAACACAAAGTAACCTAATCTTGattttccattaatttaaaCAGTATATGTATTTAGACCACATTTTCCATTATCATGCCAAAAAATGTATTTAGAACACATTTTGAAAATCAATACTCTTGACTTAAAATCTTTGAGTAAtccaattttattaaaataactttataataaaagaGAACAATTGTCAATTAGTGATGATTATCTTGAGTAAATTCCTAAACactaatatattaatattttaagaaattttatttatatgattacaattttagtgtttttaaaaagaaatataataattacttAGCTTAATTAATAGAGAACAACAAATGGTATATCAATCAAATCTTTCATCATTTTAATAGATTCTTCATTTTCTTACCTTTCTTTTATATTGTTCATTTTTAATAGTGTCAATTATTGTAAAAAATCATTACAGCTTTTACAATTACCAGATTTggtaactaaaatattaattaattactatCTAAACCTCAGATTTGATTTACGAGCCAAAAATAGTGTTTTGTCAACCAAACCGAATAACTTACACCCGAACCGGTTATTTATAATCACCCAACCAACCCAAACCATCAAATTTCATTTCGGTTTAGCTATCATCATCCATCtccagagaaagaaaaaaaattaaaatgcgAAAAGCATAAATAGGATTCCGATTCCGAGTCTCAAGTTCcaaagagaagaaacaaacatcCCTCTCCGAGAGAGAT is from Brassica napus cultivar Da-Ae chromosome A4, Da-Ae, whole genome shotgun sequence and encodes:
- the LOC106447675 gene encoding non-specific lipid-transfer protein A-like, translating into MAGVMKLACLVLACMIVAGPITANAALTCGTVNSNVAPCIGYITQGGPLPGACCTGVSKLNSMARTTPDRQQACRCLKTAASALGPNLNAGRAAGIPKACGVSVPFPISTNTNCNIVK
- the LOC106447677 gene encoding probable galacturonosyltransferase 7 isoform X1 — translated: MKGGGGGGGGGKRRWKVLVIGVMVLVILSMLVPLAFLLGLHNSFHSPGLVVTLQPSTPYESFSRINATQHSQRDVSERVDQVLQKLTPVLPKKRDINGGSRDMNRTSISDSKKKGVPVSPAVVANPSPANKTKTEVSYKGVHRAVVSVDESQRTCQVKYGSYCLWREENKEPMKDAKVKHMKDLLFVARAYYPSIAKMPSQSKLTRDMKQNIQEFERILSESSADGDLPPQVDKKFEKMEGVISKAKSFPVDCNNVDKKLRQILDLTEDEASFHMKQSVFLYQLAVQTMPKSLHCLSMRLTVEHFKSGSVDIEDSEKFSDPSLLHFVIISDNILASSVVINSTAVHARESKNFVFHVLTDEQNYFAMKQWFIRNPCKQAAIQVLNIEKMEVDQSDMKLSLPTEFRVSFPSGDNRTDYLSIFSRSHYLLPKIFRKLRKVVVLDHDVVVQRDLSPLWELDMEGKVNGAVKSCSVRLGQLKSLKRGSFDANACLWMSGLNVIDLARWRELGVSETYHKFYKQMSSGDEPREAIALKASLLTFQDKVSALENKWALSGLGYDYYIKPQTIKNAATLHYNGNMKPWLEMGIPQYKSYWRKHLNREDGFLSDCNVNP
- the LOC106447677 gene encoding probable galacturonosyltransferase 7 isoform X2 — its product is MNRTSISDSKKKGVPVSPAVVANPSPANKTKTEVSYKGVHRAVVSVDESQRTCQVKYGSYCLWREENKEPMKDAKVKHMKDLLFVARAYYPSIAKMPSQSKLTRDMKQNIQEFERILSESSADGDLPPQVDKKFEKMEGVISKAKSFPVDCNNVDKKLRQILDLTEDEASFHMKQSVFLYQLAVQTMPKSLHCLSMRLTVEHFKSGSVDIEDSEKFSDPSLLHFVIISDNILASSVVINSTAVHARESKNFVFHVLTDEQNYFAMKQWFIRNPCKQAAIQVLNIEKMEVDQSDMKLSLPTEFRVSFPSGDNRTDYLSIFSRSHYLLPKIFRKLRKVVVLDHDVVVQRDLSPLWELDMEGKVNGAVKSCSVRLGQLKSLKRGSFDANACLWMSGLNVIDLARWRELGVSETYHKFYKQMSSGDEPREAIALKASLLTFQDKVSALENKWALSGLGYDYYIKPQTIKNAATLHYNGNMKPWLEMGIPQYKSYWRKHLNREDGFLSDCNVNP
- the LOC106447678 gene encoding bifunctional protein FolD 1, mitochondrial isoform X1; the protein is MLLIARKALALAHNKTIRLTTREVHCLSSILVSPPLVSLDLPENWVPYSHPPSPVAFECEQKTVVIDGKAIAEDIRTKIVSEVWKMKNDVGKVPGLAVVLVGEQRDSQTYVRNKIKACEETGIKSVLAELPEDCTEGEIITILKKFNEDTSIHGVLVQLPLPQHLDEAKILNMVRLEKDVDGFHPLNMGNLAMRGREPLFVSCTPKGCVELLIRAGVELAGKNAVVIGRSNIVGLPMSLLLQRYDATVSTVHAFSKDPEHITKEADIVVAAAGVPNLVRGSWLKPGAVVIDVGTCPVEDSSCEQGYRLVGDVCYEEALGVASAITPVPGGVGPMTIAMLLCNTLDAAKRTSL
- the LOC106447678 gene encoding bifunctional protein FolD 1, mitochondrial isoform X2, giving the protein MLLIARKALALAHNKTIRLTTREVHCLSSILVSPPLVSLDLPENWVPYSHPPSPVAFECEQKTVVIDGKAIAEDIRTKIVSEVWKMKNDVGKVPGLAVVLVGEQRDSQTYVRNKIKACEETGIKSVLAELPEDCTEGEIITILKKFNEDTSIHGVLVQLPLPQHLDEAKILNMVRLEKDVDGFHPLNMGNLAMRGREPLFVSCTPKGCVELLIRAGVELAGKNAVVIGRSNIVGLPMSLLLQRYDATVSTVHAFSKDPEHITKEADIVVAAAGVPNLVRGSWLKPGAVVIDVGTCPVE
- the LOC106447678 gene encoding bifunctional protein FolD 1, mitochondrial isoform X3; translation: MLLIARKALALAHNKTIRLTTREVHCLSSILVSPPLVSLDLPENWVPYSHPPSPVAFECEQKTVVIDGKAIAEDIRTKIVSEVWKMKNDVGKVPGLAVVLVGEQRDSQTYVRNKIKACEETGIKSVLAELPEDCTEGEIITILKKFNEDTSIHGVLVQLPLPQHLDEAKILNMVRLEKDVDGFHPLNMGNLAMRGREPLFVSCTPKGCVELLIRAGVELAGKNAVVIGRSNIVGLPMSLLLQV